GCAGAAAATTTAGGGATTCCTGACATTTGTTTATCAGGCGGCGTCTTCATCAACCATGCTATAAGAGAAACCATCAGGGATGAAATTCAAAAAGCAGGATTGAATCTCATAATAAACAGGGAATATCCATTTGGAGACGGGTGTATTTCATACGGACAGTGTATCTATGCCGGTATTTTAAGCGATAATTAAAACGAAGATATTTGGCTTTTTATTAAGTGAACTCTTATTTTTTTAGTTCATTTCAAATCTTTCCGGTTATTTGAAATAATTTGAAACTGTTTTCAATTATATACATTTTTTTGGATTGTATCTCTTCTTATTTTTTTAGCTTTTTGGATTTTGTTTAAATTTTTTCTTCGTTTGCTTTTATAAAGAATGTATTATTAATCTTTCAAAACTTCTTTTACAATCTCAATAAGTTCTGTTGAGCGGAATGGTTTTTTAAGCGAGCCTGAAAAACCAAATTTTAAGGGATCATCCATTGCGCCCTGCACTGAATCGCCGCTTGTGATTATTACACAAATGTCTGGATCAATCTCTCTCATAGGTTCCAGAATTTCTTTTGCCCCAATATCTCCGGGTATTGAAACATCAAGGATAGCAAGGTCAATTTTTTTTTGTGAAGAGTATTCTTCCCTAAAAACTGAAAGTGCATCTGAACCGGACTGTGAACAGACTACATCGTAACCGTTTCTTTTTAGGAATAACGACATTATATCAAGAATAGGTGCCTCGTCATCAAGCAGAAGAATTCTTGAACGTGTCATAACGGGTACCTCCATTTCAATCTGAAACTTGTATTCTTCTGCATATTAAATTAACACAATATTAGCAAATGATATCGAATAATATTCATTTAAAAGAGAAAAAATGATTTTTTTTTGAATTAGTTCTTTCTTACAAAAAAAACAAAACCTGCTGCAACAAGACCCATTACTACAACAAATATTGATACAGGTGCAGGAGTCGGATTTGTGGAAGGTGTTAGTGAAGCATGAAGCTTTACGATTTCACCCTTTGCAGGATAGTCAGTTATCTGTCCTGTAAATGTATCATATCCCTGCATCTTAACCTGATATGTTGAGTAAGGTGTTCCGGTTGTATAAACACTTACAGTAAGCTCACCGTTTGAGATGGTTCCTTTATAGTCGCTGTCGAAATAAACAGATGCACCATCAACATTGCAATATACAGTGTAAAATCCCATATCCCCGCCAATCATTGTCGGAACAGGTGTAGGAACAGGATTTATTGTTGCATATACATCAAGTGTGTCTCCCATCTCAGGGTATCCTGATATGTCATCTGTCCATGTAGTATAACCATCCATCTCAACAGTAATTGTCTTGTAAGGAGTTGCTGTTGTATAAACAGGCACTGTCAGAATTTTGTCAAAGGTTACTCCCTTGTAATCACCGTCAAAATAGACCGCCGCTCCATCCACATTGCAGTGAACATTAAACCATGCCTGATCTCCTCCAATCGTTGCCGCAACCGCTGATGAAGGTAGAAGCATTAAAAGAAGTCCGAAACTTAATAAAACTGTTATAATTTTTTTCATAAAATCACCCAAAAATGTGATAAAAGCTATTGAATTTTTTTAATTTATAAGTTTATCTGTATATGAATATCAAAAGGGCATACTAAATAATTCTTATTGAGAGAATCGTCACCTTTTTTTCAGGAATATATACAGCGTTTGCTGAAACAGGCAGTTTCTCTTTGCCATCCCTGCAAAGATTAAATTCAATCTTTTCTCTTTCACTTCTCCTGTACCCACAATTTTTGCGCATTCCGGATAAAAATTCAGCAAATGATTCAAGATTTTCTTTGCACACAAAAATGTCCGGTTTTACAGGTACAGATTCCTCTTTTTCATCGGGTTTTGATATTCCAAGAACTTCATACATCTGCATGTTCATCCTTATGACATTGTTTTCATCATCAAGAATTACCATACATGTTCCGGTATTTTCAAAAGCGGCATCCATTATTTCCTCATTACATCTGCGGTTTACAATATCCTCTATTTTGTGTGTGAGTTCCAACAGCTGACCTCTTGGATCATTTCCCTTTTGAAGATAAAAATCAGCGCCGCAGTTCAAAGCCTCTATTACAACGCATTCATCACCTTTTCCTGTGAATATAATAAAAGGAATCTCAGGACAGGGGGAATTTATTCCAGGATATATCCCCCTTACTGCTTTTAAAAATGAGATTCCATCTATTTCATCCATATCATAATCACAGATTACAGCATCATATTTTTCAGAAAGAAGTTTTTCCATTCCTTTTGATGCTGATGAAACACAATCCACAGAAATATTGCCCTGACGCTCCAGAAAAAGTTTTGATACATCCAAAACAACCTCTTCATCATCAATCATCAGCACCTTCATCATATTTTCCCCCGAAATTTTCCCCTTGATTAAAGTCCGTTTGTTATATAATTTTAAAAAGCTTGTTAAATACTGCTTGCAAAATTGCATAACAATAAAAAGTCAATAGTAAGAGTGAAAAAGTAAAAGTGAAAAAACATCAGGTTTGAAGAATCTTAAAAAAAAATCGAAAATGTATCTCAACCGAATTTATAACCCTGTAATCCCAGGCGATTTTTATCAAATAAGCGTATTTAAAAAAAAAGGTTTATCCGAAGAGTGCTCCGAGACCGGCCATGCCGCCCTCTTCGTCTTTTTCCTCTTCTTCAGGTGCTGCTTCCTCTTCTGCGGCGGCTGCTGCCGGTGCTGCTGCTGCCGGTGCTGCTGCTACTGCCGCTACTGCGGATTTCTCAATTGCTTCTGCAATGTCAACACCGTCAAGTGCTGCAATAAGTGCCTTTACACGGCTGTCGTCAACTGCGATACCTGCTGCAGTCATAACTTTTGTGACTGCATCTTCATTAATTTCCTTTCCTGCGCTGTGCAGAACAAGTGCTGCGTAGATGTACTCCATTTTATTCACCTAAATATTATTTTTATTTTTTATTTTACTCAACAAGTGCTTTTATTGCAAGTGATTCTCTTGATGCACGTCCGATAATCAGATCAACGACATCCTTTTCATAAATTGCCGCTTCAACTGCAAGGTTCCTTGCTTCACGAACAGCCTTGCCAATAATTGTGGCAACTGTTGTAGAAGTCGGATATGATGCGTTAACAGACAGATTAAATGCCTGCTGTGCTGCAAGAACAACATTGTTAAAGTACTCAGTCTCATCAATTGCCAGTGTATTCGGCTCAAAGAATGTTCCGTCGTAAAATGCAATCTGAAGACTTAAACCAACATCCATTGGTTTAATATCAAGCTTAGACAGCACATCTGCCATCTTCGCGTTAATTTCCTCTCCTGCTTTGACAACAGTCTTTGTCTCACGGATAACAACTTTTCCGCCTTCAATGGCGGCCGGAATTCCTGACTGCTGCAGAGTACCGACAATTGGTCCGGGTGGAAATCCTGTTGGACCTTTTGGTACGACAATATCCTCGGGTGCGATGTCCCCGGGCTTTGCGACCATCTTTGTCATGGTATCCTGAAGCTTTTTGTAGAGTTTAAAAGGATTCTCGTTTGTGTAGATCATAGCACTGTGGCCGTCTACATACTCGACAGTCCTGCAGATTTCTCCGCCAAGCTCATTGAATGCATGTTCAATAAGAGTGTTTCTTGTCATCTTAAGAACTGCTGATCCACGAAGATTTCGGCGCATCTGCTGAAGCTGGCTTGCCGGAATACCGTGAAGATCAACAAGACCTGTCAGTCTGTATTCCTCTGAGAGCTTTTTAATCTCCTCTACTTCATCCCTCTTCCACTGCGGGAGGTGGTGCGAATATATAGCCATATTACATCAGCCTCACTGCAGGGCCCATGGATGTTTTTACATACACTGAGCGAATATTCATAGTTCCACTTTCAAGATTGGACTCAACCTTTCTCATGACAGCGTCAATATTCTCAGAAACGTCTTCAGGAGACATTTTTACCGATCCAACTCTGACATGGAATGTCTTTTTGTCTTTGGAACGGAATTTGACAGAGTTTCTAAGACGCTCCACAATAGGTCCGATATCCAGTCCCTGTGGGATCGGCTGTGGCATTTTACCGCGTGGACCAAGCCTTGTACCTAAGTAACGGCCAACAAGAGGCATTACTGCGGTTTCAGCAAGGAAGAACATGTATTCGTCCGCCATATTTCTGGCTTCACGTGGTTCGCCTCCCAGACGCTCTATTTCTTCTGGCCCTATGATGAGTTCTACATTAGCAGCTTTTGCCTGAGTGGTGATATCTCCCTTTCCAAGAACAGCTATCTTTTGGATACGTCCCGTTCCCTTCGGAAGAACCATAGTCTCATCTATACGGTTTTTTGGCTGCGCCATATCGATGTTCTTGAGGTTGAATGTAATTTCAATACTCTCAGTGAACTTTCTCTCAGGCGCCTTCTCTATAGCCTCATTTACGGCCTTTAGAATCTGGACCCTTTCAACCATTTCTTTTTACCTCCATAGTTCAACGACCCTGAAAAAGACTATAGAATAATCTTTTTTTGGATCTTCTATGGGTTTTCATAGTCTATTCATGCGAGCTGACTGTCGTACTGGCCTGCATCAATGTCAGCAAAGATTACTTTTGGATCTTTGCCGTCAACAGTGACACCTACACTTACACATGAACCAACAACTTCCTTTACGGCGTTTTTTAGATCATATGAAAGCATATCGTCAAACTTCATGCGGGCTATACGGACAGCAGCCTCAAACGGTAAATCACCAACCTTAGAGAGATTCGGCTCTCCTGAGCCTTTCTCAATGCCGCACTCTTTCATAATAAGTGCAGTTGCTGGAGGAACACCAACGGAGATTGTGAAGTTCTTTTTGTCGTCAACCTCGACTTTAACAGGCACCTGCATGCCGTTAAATTCTGAGGTCTTTTTGTTGATCTCGTCAACAACAGCCTTCACATTAATTCCGAGAGGTCCTAATGCAGGTCCCAATGGTGGGCCTGCAGTAGCTTTACCGCCGGGTACCAATACCTCGACTACTTCTCCCATTTCATATCACCTTTGCTCACAATGCACGAATTATACCGCACACTAAGCTTGGGTCTTAAAATGTTGAACCTTGTATATCTTAAAGGTATCAATAATAATTTCTTAATTTGAAAAAAGATAATTTGAAAAAAATATCAGTCCTGATTTTTGTCAATTACGCGCACGTTATCACCACGTACTGTAATCGGAATAGGAACCATACTTTCGTAGAGTTCAACCGTTATCTCTTCTTTGGAAGTATCAACTCTTTTAACAACAGCCTTTTCTCCCTTGAAAGGTCCGGCAATGAGCTCCACTATTGTTCCCTCATCTATACCGGAGACAACAGGTTTTGGAACAAGGAAATGTTCAATTTCATGAAAAGATGTCTCACCTTTTACTACTGCGCGTGCATTGGGAACCATCTCCCTAAGCTGTTCAATACGTGCAATAGGATCCGGGCTTTCAACAAGCACATATCCTTTGAGCTCATCCGGTGCCATCACAGCAACCACATGAATCTCATCATGATCTTCCAAAGCCTTTACAATATTATCAACTACAGTGCGCTCCTGCTTTGCAGTCGTCTTTATTGCATATATCCGGTTTTGATTCTCGTCTGTGTCGCTCATTTCAGTAATCCTGCAAATTTAAAATTTTATGGGAGGAGAAGAATTACTTCGTATATAATAAAACCAAGTATACCAATCAGGGCTATACCTATAGCAGCAACCAGTCCTATCTTTTGAAATTCATCCCTTGTCGGAGTCC
The genomic region above belongs to Methanomicrobium antiquum and contains:
- a CDS encoding response regulator translates to MTRSRILLLDDEAPILDIMSLFLKRNGYDVVCSQSGSDALSVFREEYSSQKKIDLAILDVSIPGDIGAKEILEPMREIDPDICVIITSGDSVQGAMDDPLKFGFSGSLKKPFRSTELIEIVKEVLKD
- a CDS encoding response regulator yields the protein MMKVLMIDDEEVVLDVSKLFLERQGNISVDCVSSASKGMEKLLSEKYDAVICDYDMDEIDGISFLKAVRGIYPGINSPCPEIPFIIFTGKGDECVVIEALNCGADFYLQKGNDPRGQLLELTHKIEDIVNRRCNEEIMDAAFENTGTCMVILDDENNVIRMNMQMYEVLGISKPDEKEESVPVKPDIFVCKENLESFAEFLSGMRKNCGYRRSEREKIEFNLCRDGKEKLPVSANAVYIPEKKVTILSIRII
- the rpl12p gene encoding 50S ribosomal protein P1, which translates into the protein MEYIYAALVLHSAGKEINEDAVTKVMTAAGIAVDDSRVKALIAALDGVDIAEAIEKSAVAAVAAAPAAAAPAAAAAEEEAAPEEEEKDEEGGMAGLGALFG
- a CDS encoding 50S ribosomal protein L10 — protein: MAIYSHHLPQWKRDEVEEIKKLSEEYRLTGLVDLHGIPASQLQQMRRNLRGSAVLKMTRNTLIEHAFNELGGEICRTVEYVDGHSAMIYTNENPFKLYKKLQDTMTKMVAKPGDIAPEDIVVPKGPTGFPPGPIVGTLQQSGIPAAIEGGKVVIRETKTVVKAGEEINAKMADVLSKLDIKPMDVGLSLQIAFYDGTFFEPNTLAIDETEYFNNVVLAAQQAFNLSVNASYPTSTTVATIIGKAVREARNLAVEAAIYEKDVVDLIIGRASRESLAIKALVE
- a CDS encoding 50S ribosomal protein L1; translated protein: MVERVQILKAVNEAIEKAPERKFTESIEITFNLKNIDMAQPKNRIDETMVLPKGTGRIQKIAVLGKGDITTQAKAANVELIIGPEEIERLGGEPREARNMADEYMFFLAETAVMPLVGRYLGTRLGPRGKMPQPIPQGLDIGPIVERLRNSVKFRSKDKKTFHVRVGSVKMSPEDVSENIDAVMRKVESNLESGTMNIRSVYVKTSMGPAVRLM
- a CDS encoding 50S ribosomal protein L11 translates to MGEVVEVLVPGGKATAGPPLGPALGPLGINVKAVVDEINKKTSEFNGMQVPVKVEVDDKKNFTISVGVPPATALIMKECGIEKGSGEPNLSKVGDLPFEAAVRIARMKFDDMLSYDLKNAVKEVVGSCVSVGVTVDGKDPKVIFADIDAGQYDSQLA
- a CDS encoding transcription elongation factor Spt5, yielding MSDTDENQNRIYAIKTTAKQERTVVDNIVKALEDHDEIHVVAVMAPDELKGYVLVESPDPIARIEQLREMVPNARAVVKGETSFHEIEHFLVPKPVVSGIDEGTIVELIAGPFKGEKAVVKRVDTSKEEITVELYESMVPIPITVRGDNVRVIDKNQD
- a CDS encoding protein translocase SEC61 complex subunit gamma, whose translation is MTFKLDEELFKKYLRVLKLARTPTRDEFQKIGLVAAIGIALIGILGFIIYEVILLLP